One part of the Tunicatimonas pelagia genome encodes these proteins:
- a CDS encoding LytR/AlgR family response regulator transcription factor, translating into MKINCLVVDDEPLAREGLAGYVQDLDFLNLVGECESPLEAGTMLDQHSVDLIFLDVQMPKINGIDFLKTIRQPPLVILTTAYPQYALEGYQLDVLDYLLKPITFDRFYRAANKAKAQWQLQQRANNPVPVTVPSPSSSTEAENDYFFVKVDQKYEKIAVDGIHYVEAMQNYVMIHTEQHKYMTLVTLKSVAERLPSERFIQTHKSYLVAKDKITSVEGNQIFIGQQIIPISRHYRESVMEALINQKLLRR; encoded by the coding sequence ATGAAAATTAATTGCCTGGTAGTAGACGACGAACCGCTGGCTCGGGAAGGATTAGCCGGGTATGTTCAAGATCTAGATTTTCTCAACTTGGTAGGAGAATGTGAGTCGCCGCTAGAGGCTGGAACAATGCTCGATCAGCATTCAGTAGATTTGATCTTTCTGGATGTGCAAATGCCCAAAATTAACGGCATCGATTTTCTAAAAACCATCCGACAACCGCCACTTGTCATTTTAACTACCGCCTATCCTCAGTATGCGTTAGAGGGCTACCAACTTGATGTACTGGATTATCTGCTTAAGCCCATTACTTTTGATCGCTTCTACCGAGCCGCCAACAAAGCAAAAGCCCAATGGCAACTCCAGCAACGAGCTAATAACCCAGTTCCTGTAACCGTCCCCTCCCCTTCTTCATCCACTGAAGCGGAAAATGACTACTTCTTTGTGAAAGTAGATCAGAAATACGAAAAGATCGCAGTGGATGGTATTCACTACGTAGAAGCCATGCAAAACTACGTGATGATTCACACTGAACAGCATAAGTACATGACACTGGTTACGCTGAAAAGTGTCGCCGAACGCTTACCGAGCGAACGGTTTATTCAAACTCACAAATCATATTTGGTAGCCAAAGACAAAATCACCTCGGTAGAAGGAAATCAAATCTTCATCGGTCAACAAATCATCCCGATCAGTCGCCACTACCGCGAGTCCGTCATGGAAGCCTTGATCAATCAGAAGTTGTTGAGACGGTAA
- a CDS encoding sensor histidine kinase has translation MSDSLSRWKESKAYQLIVRYKLYHILFWVVYVLFWSILFSSAPLLSWETFFSIIIQSIAYGSGAYLNIYYFIPTLLRKQRYGWYALGFLACVLLSTSLTTLNFQGMYYLDTGGWDVAGDWFKGTYPQFLGIMASNAFTGVVAVMIIKLAKDYLKDQKRTQELEKEKLETELKFLRSQFNPHFLFNTINSIHFLIEKDSKRATDTLSKFSDLLRYQLYECNEPQIPLKKEVHYLANFVSLEKLRVNKNVSVALDVSENVNGAQIAPFILMPFVENAFKHVSKGKQQENFIRISLAQQEKQIRFSVENSQEPAEPKARDAVYYGGIGLTNVKRRLDLLYPQQHALQIDSQNKTYSVELTIDLHEN, from the coding sequence ATGAGTGACTCATTATCTCGCTGGAAAGAATCTAAAGCGTACCAACTAATTGTTCGGTACAAGCTGTACCACATACTGTTTTGGGTGGTGTACGTATTATTCTGGTCAATATTATTCAGCAGTGCGCCTCTGCTTTCCTGGGAAACATTCTTTAGCATAATTATTCAATCCATCGCTTACGGGTCGGGGGCGTATCTTAATATATATTATTTCATTCCGACTTTGCTCAGGAAGCAGCGTTATGGTTGGTATGCGTTAGGGTTTTTGGCGTGTGTGCTCTTATCAACTTCATTGACCACACTGAACTTTCAGGGAATGTACTACCTAGACACCGGTGGTTGGGATGTAGCCGGAGATTGGTTTAAAGGAACGTATCCGCAATTTTTGGGAATTATGGCCAGTAATGCGTTTACCGGGGTGGTGGCGGTGATGATTATCAAGTTGGCCAAGGACTATCTGAAAGACCAAAAGCGAACGCAGGAATTGGAAAAGGAAAAGCTGGAGACTGAATTGAAATTTCTCCGTTCGCAGTTCAACCCCCATTTCCTGTTTAATACCATCAACTCTATTCATTTCCTGATCGAGAAAGATTCTAAGCGGGCTACCGATACACTGTCTAAGTTTTCTGATTTGCTTCGCTACCAGCTTTATGAATGCAACGAGCCGCAAATTCCACTGAAAAAAGAAGTGCATTACCTAGCTAATTTTGTGTCACTAGAAAAGCTGCGGGTGAATAAAAATGTATCGGTCGCCCTCGATGTGAGCGAAAATGTAAACGGCGCGCAGATTGCCCCGTTTATTCTGATGCCCTTCGTAGAGAACGCCTTTAAACACGTATCCAAAGGAAAGCAGCAAGAAAACTTTATTCGGATTTCGCTAGCTCAGCAGGAGAAACAGATTCGGTTTAGCGTAGAAAACTCGCAGGAACCAGCCGAGCCTAAAGCCCGCGACGCGGTATACTACGGCGGTATTGGATTAACTAACGTAAAACGCCGATTAGACTTACTCTACCCCCAGCAACATGCTCTTCAAATTGATAGCCAAAACAAGACCTACTCGGTAGAACTGACCATTGACCTTCATGAAAATTAA
- a CDS encoding tetratricopeptide repeat protein, translated as MNALQSISRFFFIVLGCAITLPTVAQVSSEVQQLFYRGYLTTEKAPWEQAIEKINQDTSLDEIEKLHATTEAQTGLLIYAMAHQDEATYDAIADDLEGSLKTILKEDAEDATALAKMAQLYGATMAFQSWRAMYLGPKSQKLVDQALEAEPENADAWVQRANSRLFTPTMFGGDIDEAVECFEKAVQYYEAQPDYAKNWRYLNSLAWLGQAYQKSDQPSKAIATYQKALEVEPSFGWVKYKLMPQVIAQSSNK; from the coding sequence ATGAATGCTTTACAATCAATTTCCCGATTCTTCTTTATAGTTCTTGGATGCGCAATTACCCTGCCTACGGTAGCACAAGTAAGCTCAGAAGTGCAGCAACTCTTTTACCGAGGTTACCTTACTACCGAAAAAGCTCCCTGGGAACAGGCAATAGAAAAAATCAATCAGGATACCTCCCTGGATGAAATAGAAAAGCTACACGCTACTACGGAAGCACAGACTGGGCTATTAATCTACGCGATGGCTCACCAGGATGAAGCAACGTACGATGCCATTGCCGACGACCTGGAAGGAAGTTTAAAAACCATTCTCAAAGAAGATGCTGAAGACGCAACGGCATTAGCCAAGATGGCACAACTTTACGGAGCTACGATGGCTTTTCAAAGCTGGCGAGCCATGTATCTTGGTCCCAAAAGTCAAAAGCTGGTAGATCAAGCTCTGGAGGCCGAACCAGAAAACGCCGACGCTTGGGTGCAACGCGCTAACTCCCGCTTATTCACTCCCACCATGTTCGGAGGTGATATAGATGAGGCAGTAGAGTGCTTTGAGAAGGCGGTTCAGTACTACGAAGCTCAACCGGACTATGCTAAAAACTGGCGTTACTTAAATTCTTTAGCTTGGCTCGGACAAGCCTACCAAAAATCCGATCAGCCTTCTAAAGCTATTGCCACCTACCAAAAAGCGCTGGAAGTAGAACCTAGCTTCGGCTGGGTGAAGTACAAACTTATGCCTCAAGTCATCGCTCAATCTTCCAACAAGTAA
- a CDS encoding TonB-dependent receptor plug domain-containing protein — MRTYLLSIFLFLFSTFSFAQSPITIQGQVVDATTQELLIGTNVYPLSDWQRGTSTDDEGQFTLEAATDDTLMVTFIGYEPQLVAATEGELLVKLKANVQNMETVTVEASSLVAEEFSIKKIEQLEIYMNPNAKADPLLAVNSLPAATTLDESANVSLRGSSPAQTGIFLNDVPIYDAVRFAQLNGIGTFSIFNTALIKQLQVFPSNPPLEFGNTSAGLISLQTTDQIPEQASVDAVISPANVGIYASLPTSSTSAVSLFSNYQPSGILQAMNSRALQDLKYFHTLDFGAHYFHQLNEKTSLKVFNYAVNEGYRFASRHPSGDDTFRMQKWRNFTTANLRTQYEHSLLTFNGGFSISDMNLSVGNLDIDTQNQDMYLSANYTRFWDAWTLKTGFTYDDRQADFAGKTPVFDYARATHHPADSFAAQMQVRVPEGYVYSKYQPSQRWTLGLGLRKNVPINDQPDYLSYQFNTHYQLAKQQTVTFSAGRYHQQVIPQSESAASFYCSDQLSLDYQYQRKGKTLSLAVFYKDTQADRVMEQTYGAEAAADIRWSPKLRTQLSYTYLNASVQEEEVSISSPYDLNYFVRGSFTYQISPQWSLSSIFIHRQGTFYQSVVDRVYNSELEVYAPTYASADQALRLPDYNVIDLSISRVWPLSEKLSAVAFGNINNVLNHRNVRGIDYNQDYSQPFNKLFAQRTFYAGVILQWQ; from the coding sequence ATGAGAACCTATTTACTCTCCATCTTTCTTTTCCTCTTTTCCACCTTTTCCTTCGCCCAAAGCCCAATCACTATTCAGGGGCAGGTAGTGGATGCAACTACGCAGGAGTTGCTGATTGGAACAAATGTATATCCACTATCAGACTGGCAACGGGGCACTAGCACCGATGATGAAGGGCAGTTCACGCTGGAAGCCGCCACTGATGATACGCTCATGGTTACATTTATTGGCTACGAACCTCAGTTGGTTGCGGCAACCGAAGGAGAGCTTTTAGTAAAGCTAAAGGCTAACGTGCAGAACATGGAAACCGTAACTGTAGAAGCCTCTAGCTTGGTGGCCGAAGAGTTCAGCATCAAGAAAATTGAACAGTTAGAAATTTATATGAACCCCAATGCCAAGGCTGACCCGCTGTTGGCGGTAAATTCTCTTCCGGCAGCTACTACATTGGATGAATCAGCGAACGTCAGCTTGCGTGGAAGCAGCCCGGCACAAACGGGTATTTTTCTGAACGATGTACCGATTTACGACGCGGTACGATTTGCTCAACTCAATGGTATCGGTACGTTTAGTATTTTTAATACGGCGTTGATTAAACAGCTACAGGTATTTCCCAGTAATCCGCCGCTGGAATTCGGCAACACCTCCGCCGGACTCATCTCTTTGCAAACTACTGACCAGATTCCCGAACAGGCGAGTGTAGATGCAGTTATCTCTCCGGCCAACGTAGGAATTTACGCTAGTTTGCCGACTAGTTCAACTTCGGCAGTTTCGTTATTCAGCAATTATCAACCGTCGGGTATTCTCCAGGCCATGAACTCCCGCGCTTTACAAGACCTCAAGTATTTCCATACGCTAGACTTCGGGGCACATTACTTTCACCAACTAAATGAGAAAACCAGTTTGAAGGTGTTCAACTACGCGGTGAACGAAGGTTATCGCTTTGCCAGTCGGCACCCTTCCGGCGATGATACTTTTCGGATGCAGAAGTGGCGAAATTTTACCACTGCCAATCTCCGGACTCAATACGAACATTCACTGTTGACTTTTAACGGTGGCTTTAGCATTAGTGATATGAATCTTTCAGTAGGCAACTTGGATATTGATACCCAAAACCAAGATATGTATTTGTCAGCTAACTACACCCGCTTCTGGGATGCTTGGACGCTGAAAACTGGCTTTACCTACGATGATCGTCAAGCTGATTTTGCCGGAAAAACACCAGTATTTGATTACGCCCGGGCAACCCATCATCCGGCTGATTCATTTGCAGCCCAGATGCAGGTGCGCGTGCCTGAAGGGTACGTCTACAGCAAGTATCAACCTAGCCAGCGCTGGACACTGGGGCTGGGACTTCGGAAAAATGTACCGATAAACGATCAGCCCGATTATTTGAGCTATCAATTCAACACCCACTATCAACTAGCGAAGCAACAAACCGTAACTTTCTCCGCCGGGCGGTACCACCAGCAGGTAATTCCGCAATCGGAGTCAGCGGCTAGCTTTTACTGTAGCGATCAGCTTTCGCTTGATTATCAGTACCAAAGAAAAGGGAAAACACTGTCGCTGGCAGTTTTTTACAAGGATACCCAAGCGGACAGAGTAATGGAGCAGACCTACGGAGCTGAAGCGGCTGCCGATATTCGCTGGTCACCTAAGCTGAGAACGCAACTTTCGTATACCTACCTGAATGCCAGCGTGCAGGAAGAGGAAGTCTCAATTTCATCGCCCTACGACCTGAACTACTTTGTACGAGGGAGTTTTACTTATCAAATAAGTCCGCAGTGGTCGTTAAGCAGCATCTTTATTCATCGGCAAGGCACTTTCTACCAATCCGTAGTAGATCGCGTATATAATTCTGAGCTAGAAGTGTACGCACCCACGTATGCCTCAGCCGATCAGGCTCTACGATTACCTGACTATAATGTAATCGATCTAAGCATCAGCCGAGTTTGGCCACTATCGGAAAAATTATCAGCGGTGGCTTTTGGCAACATTAATAATGTACTGAACCATCGTAATGTACGAGGTATTGATTACAATCAGGATTATTCTCAGCCTTTTAACAAATTGTTTGCCCAACGTACTTTTTACGCTGGGGTGATACTTCAGTGGCAGTAG
- a CDS encoding DUF4834 family protein: protein MLKFIIIAVLFIYVVYKASDFVLRMIDSVTGGGRRVNNTNGRGRSFGPEHRRQQQSRYRQSKNGNVNIDYVPKEQTKKRSASEGFKGGDYVDYEDVK, encoded by the coding sequence ATGTTGAAATTTATTATTATCGCGGTTCTTTTTATATATGTCGTTTATAAAGCCAGCGATTTCGTTCTTCGTATGATTGATAGCGTTACTGGCGGGGGACGGCGAGTGAATAATACTAATGGGCGAGGACGTAGTTTTGGTCCTGAGCACCGTCGCCAACAACAAAGCCGCTACCGCCAATCGAAGAATGGTAATGTTAATATTGATTACGTTCCTAAAGAGCAAACTAAGAAGAGAAGTGCTTCTGAGGGTTTTAAAGGTGGTGACTACGTTGATTATGAGGATGTGAAATGA
- a CDS encoding DNA-3-methyladenine glycosylase I, with amino-acid sequence MTYCQAVQQMDADNPNVYYHDYEYGFPLTDDDELFGRLILEINQAGLSWITILKKKDNFRTAYSGFSIEQVASYGENDRGRLLNDAGIIRNRLKVDATIYNAQQILLLQQEYGSFKNWLDQHHPKTKEEWVKLFKKHFKFVGGEIVNEFLMSTGYLPGAHEPSCPIFAKIKELNPAWMKG; translated from the coding sequence ATGACCTATTGCCAAGCGGTTCAGCAGATGGATGCTGACAATCCAAACGTGTACTATCATGATTATGAATACGGTTTTCCACTTACTGACGATGATGAACTATTTGGCCGTTTGATTTTAGAGATTAATCAAGCAGGGTTATCGTGGATAACCATTCTGAAAAAGAAGGATAATTTTCGGACAGCCTATTCCGGTTTCAGTATAGAACAAGTAGCTAGCTATGGCGAAAATGACCGGGGCCGGTTGTTAAATGATGCGGGAATTATCCGCAACCGACTTAAAGTAGATGCGACTATTTACAATGCCCAGCAGATTTTATTGCTTCAACAGGAATACGGGTCATTCAAAAATTGGCTCGATCAGCACCACCCGAAGACCAAAGAAGAGTGGGTAAAGCTATTTAAAAAGCACTTCAAATTCGTGGGAGGTGAGATTGTAAATGAATTTCTGATGAGTACGGGCTATTTGCCCGGTGCCCATGAGCCTTCTTGCCCGATCTTTGCTAAAATAAAAGAGCTAAATCCAGCATGGATGAAGGGGTGA
- a CDS encoding DMT family transporter produces MAFSRGVWYMVVSVFFFSCMGLMVKLVAHIPSTQVVFFRSAISFLLSFWLLKRQGVSVWGIHRKHLLLRGLFGAVALILFYETLQEIPLASAVTIGFLAPIFTTILGIFIVREKVRPIQWLFFSLAFVGVIMVQGFDPRVQWLYLVIGIVATFFSGLAQSFIRKINTKEHPLVIIFYFPLITTPLSGAYSFFNWVPPQGWDWAILIAIGLLTQFAQFFMTKSIQLEELSKVSIIRYLSIVYALIFGYIFFDETYSVLAYAGMGLAILGVVANVWYKQNLAKKSKRAKIERKVL; encoded by the coding sequence GTGGCTTTTTCTCGAGGTGTTTGGTATATGGTAGTGTCGGTATTTTTCTTCTCCTGTATGGGGCTGATGGTGAAACTAGTCGCTCACATTCCTTCCACTCAGGTCGTGTTTTTCCGGTCAGCCATTTCCTTCTTACTTAGTTTCTGGTTGCTAAAAAGGCAAGGTGTATCGGTTTGGGGTATTCATCGCAAGCATTTGCTTTTAAGAGGGCTATTCGGAGCTGTTGCATTGATTTTATTCTACGAAACGTTACAAGAAATCCCGCTAGCGAGTGCCGTTACTATTGGTTTTCTAGCACCCATATTCACTACTATTTTAGGAATTTTTATTGTTAGAGAAAAAGTGCGACCTATTCAGTGGCTATTCTTCTCATTAGCCTTTGTTGGAGTCATTATGGTTCAAGGCTTTGACCCTCGCGTGCAGTGGCTGTATCTGGTGATTGGGATCGTTGCCACGTTCTTTTCTGGTTTAGCCCAGAGTTTTATCCGAAAAATCAATACTAAAGAGCATCCGCTGGTAATTATCTTTTACTTTCCACTGATTACTACTCCACTCAGCGGGGCTTATTCGTTTTTCAATTGGGTACCACCCCAAGGTTGGGATTGGGCAATTCTGATTGCTATTGGCTTACTCACGCAGTTTGCCCAGTTTTTTATGACCAAATCCATTCAGTTAGAAGAATTGTCTAAAGTGAGCATTATTCGCTACTTAAGCATCGTGTATGCCCTGATTTTTGGCTATATTTTCTTTGATGAGACCTACAGCGTACTAGCCTACGCGGGTATGGGATTGGCTATACTGGGTGTAGTGGCTAACGTATGGTACAAGCAAAATCTTGCTAAAAAATCCAAGCGTGCTAAAATTGAACGAAAGGTGTTGTAA
- a CDS encoding inositol monophosphatase family protein has translation MDIQQVLSQTLTTVKEVGRFIWEENQKFSLSEIEYKGKNDLVSYVDKEAEKRLVAQLSKILPEAGFITEEGTADVGKADRYNWVIDPVDGTTNYVHNLPFYSISIGLMEGDEVILGVIYEPNRDEMFYATKNGKACLNKQEIQVSPVETLEESLLATGFPYSKFREMPAYIDVVQDLMQQTHGLRRMGSAALDLAYVACGRFEGFFEYNLKPWDVAAGTLIVQQAGGSVTTFTGTDNYIFGGELVAGCAIRSDLMEVIKKHWYSGKDY, from the coding sequence ATGGATATTCAACAAGTATTGTCGCAAACGTTGACGACTGTAAAGGAGGTCGGACGGTTTATCTGGGAAGAGAACCAGAAATTCTCCCTCTCAGAAATTGAGTACAAAGGAAAGAATGATCTGGTGTCTTACGTAGATAAAGAAGCTGAAAAACGACTGGTGGCTCAGCTATCCAAAATTCTCCCCGAAGCGGGGTTTATTACCGAAGAAGGCACAGCGGATGTAGGAAAAGCCGATCGCTACAACTGGGTGATTGATCCGGTAGACGGTACTACTAATTACGTGCATAATCTCCCTTTCTACTCTATTAGCATTGGCTTGATGGAAGGCGATGAAGTGATTTTGGGAGTAATTTACGAACCCAATCGTGACGAGATGTTCTATGCTACCAAAAATGGAAAAGCGTGTCTTAACAAGCAGGAAATACAAGTTTCTCCGGTGGAAACGCTGGAGGAATCACTACTAGCGACAGGGTTTCCGTATTCTAAGTTTCGGGAGATGCCCGCGTATATTGATGTGGTGCAGGATTTGATGCAGCAAACCCACGGCTTGCGCCGAATGGGCAGTGCCGCGCTTGATCTAGCCTACGTTGCCTGCGGACGGTTTGAAGGTTTCTTTGAGTATAACCTCAAACCCTGGGATGTAGCGGCCGGAACGCTGATCGTACAGCAAGCAGGTGGCTCAGTCACCACATTTACCGGAACCGATAATTACATTTTCGGCGGTGAGCTGGTAGCAGGCTGTGCCATTCGATCTGACCTGATGGAAGTGATTAAAAAGCATTGGTACAGCGGTAAGGATTATTGA
- the lnt gene encoding apolipoprotein N-acyltransferase, translating into MPQKPYYLLLLSAASGLLFWLGWPPLKVPFLLFFAIAPLLAIENYCTSKNYRRPGRVFFGYAYLTLFLWNILTTWWVYNATLAGAIFMLLANTLLMTLPWLLYRFTKRVTGTAWGLFSLVVYWMTFEYIHLNWDLSWPWLTLGNGFAAQPAWVQWYEYTGVFGGTLWVWLGNIAVYQVFFTSTGSLLTKIQWRSLLFTAVWLSLPVMYSYIVYFNYDETGKPVEVVALQPNIDPYTEKFVGSENFIPYEEQVARFITQSEEVLTPETQFLLWPESAFDGAYYEPEFISSEIFQKILDFNERYPDLALITGMTSYIIYDKDTVAPATARYGEKIGYYDMFNTALFVDENDAEVYYHKSKLVPGVEILPYPQVFRVISETIFDLGGTAGGFGRQAERTVLYDTDSVGVAPAICYESIYGDFMAEFVRNGAELIFIITNDAWWGNSPGYKQHLQYASLRAIESRRSVARSANTGISAFINQRGDILQPTEYWEPAVIRETIYANDEITFYARHGDYLARTAAWLSPLVFLAAFVKRKTYKY; encoded by the coding sequence TTGCCACAAAAACCCTACTACCTACTTTTGCTCTCAGCCGCTAGTGGCTTACTCTTCTGGCTGGGCTGGCCTCCCCTTAAAGTTCCATTTCTTCTTTTCTTTGCCATTGCCCCGCTACTAGCGATTGAGAACTACTGTACTAGCAAAAACTACCGTCGTCCGGGTCGGGTATTTTTCGGCTACGCGTACCTTACGCTGTTCCTTTGGAATATCTTAACCACTTGGTGGGTCTACAATGCCACGCTGGCCGGAGCTATTTTTATGCTGTTGGCCAATACGCTACTAATGACGCTTCCGTGGTTGCTGTACCGCTTCACAAAGCGGGTTACCGGAACGGCTTGGGGACTGTTTTCACTAGTTGTTTACTGGATGACATTTGAGTACATCCATCTGAACTGGGATTTATCGTGGCCTTGGCTCACACTAGGTAATGGTTTTGCTGCGCAGCCCGCCTGGGTGCAATGGTACGAGTACACCGGAGTATTTGGTGGTACGCTCTGGGTTTGGCTAGGCAATATTGCGGTATACCAAGTATTTTTCACATCTACCGGAAGTTTGCTGACGAAGATTCAGTGGCGATCATTATTATTCACAGCAGTTTGGCTTTCCTTGCCAGTGATGTACTCCTACATTGTTTATTTTAATTATGATGAAACAGGAAAACCTGTAGAAGTAGTCGCTTTGCAGCCGAATATTGACCCTTACACTGAGAAATTCGTCGGTAGCGAAAATTTTATTCCTTACGAAGAGCAGGTAGCCCGATTTATCACTCAGTCCGAAGAAGTACTTACTCCTGAAACGCAGTTTCTTCTCTGGCCCGAGTCAGCTTTCGATGGGGCGTATTACGAGCCGGAGTTTATCTCTAGCGAGATTTTTCAGAAGATTCTAGATTTCAACGAACGCTACCCCGACTTGGCGCTGATTACCGGAATGACTTCTTACATTATCTACGATAAAGATACTGTGGCTCCAGCTACAGCCCGATACGGGGAAAAAATAGGTTACTATGATATGTTCAATACCGCACTATTCGTAGACGAAAATGATGCTGAGGTTTACTACCACAAATCGAAGCTAGTGCCGGGTGTAGAAATTCTGCCGTATCCGCAGGTGTTCCGCGTAATTTCTGAAACAATTTTTGACTTGGGTGGCACTGCCGGAGGTTTCGGCCGACAAGCCGAGCGCACCGTGCTGTACGATACCGATTCCGTGGGAGTTGCCCCAGCCATTTGCTACGAATCTATCTACGGCGATTTTATGGCGGAGTTTGTCCGCAACGGAGCCGAATTAATTTTTATCATTACGAATGATGCTTGGTGGGGTAACAGTCCTGGCTACAAGCAACATTTACAGTACGCCTCACTGCGGGCTATTGAATCGCGCCGGAGTGTAGCCCGATCAGCCAATACGGGTATTTCGGCGTTTATTAACCAACGAGGCGATATTTTGCAGCCTACCGAATATTGGGAACCTGCTGTTATTCGGGAAACAATCTACGCGAACGATGAGATTACTTTCTACGCTCGCCACGGCGACTACCTAGCTCGCACTGCTGCCTGGCTATCGCCCTTGGTATTTTTGGCTGCTTTTGTAAAACGAAAAACGTATAAATACTAA
- the rsmI gene encoding 16S rRNA (cytidine(1402)-2'-O)-methyltransferase: protein MQETAALFLVPTPIGNLEDITLRALRILKEVDTILAEDTRTSGKLLKHFDIRTPMHSYHAFNEHRTVEGLVKRLENERMALISDAGTPAISDPGFLLVRACLKEGIEVECLPGSTALIPALVNSGLPADRFVFEGFLPHKKGRQTRLKQLAEESRTMVLYESPHRLVKALQQLAEHLGETRLASVSRELTKLHEETQRGTLSELINYFADSTVKGEIVIVVEGKS from the coding sequence ATGCAAGAAACTGCCGCCTTGTTTTTAGTGCCTACTCCCATTGGGAACCTGGAAGATATTACCTTGCGAGCCTTACGTATCCTGAAAGAAGTAGACACTATCTTAGCCGAAGATACTCGTACTTCGGGAAAGCTACTAAAGCATTTTGATATTCGTACTCCTATGCATAGTTACCATGCTTTTAACGAGCACCGAACGGTAGAAGGTTTGGTGAAGCGATTGGAGAACGAACGCATGGCACTTATCAGCGATGCGGGAACTCCGGCTATCTCAGATCCTGGTTTTTTGCTAGTGCGAGCGTGCTTAAAAGAAGGCATTGAAGTGGAATGCCTGCCCGGTTCAACCGCATTAATTCCAGCTCTAGTCAACTCAGGATTACCCGCCGACCGCTTCGTGTTTGAGGGGTTTTTACCGCATAAAAAAGGTAGACAAACCCGCCTGAAGCAACTAGCCGAAGAATCGCGCACTATGGTACTTTACGAATCGCCCCACCGGCTAGTAAAAGCTTTACAGCAATTAGCCGAACATTTGGGCGAGACCCGACTGGCATCGGTCTCTCGGGAGCTGACCAAGCTGCACGAAGAAACCCAACGAGGAACTTTATCCGAATTAATCAACTACTTCGCTGACTCTACCGTTAAAGGAGAAATTGTCATTGTTGTTGAAGGTAAATCCTAA
- a CDS encoding 4a-hydroxytetrahydrobiopterin dehydratase, giving the protein MWKEEDNKLKKSFEFKDFVEAFGFMSRVAIVAEKMDHHPFMTNVYNQVSFELNTHDAGNVVTDRDHKLAEEIDKLAG; this is encoded by the coding sequence ATGTGGAAAGAAGAAGATAACAAGCTGAAAAAGTCTTTCGAGTTTAAAGATTTTGTAGAAGCCTTTGGGTTTATGAGCCGGGTAGCGATTGTAGCGGAAAAAATGGACCATCATCCGTTCATGACCAACGTTTATAACCAGGTTAGTTTTGAGCTGAATACCCACGATGCCGGAAATGTGGTGACGGATAGAGACCACAAATTGGCCGAAGAGATTGATAAACTAGCTGGTTGA